The genomic DNA TTTAAATGGAACCATAATTTCTGGAGTTGTAAATGTGTAATAGCTTTTCATTCCTTTCACAGGTTGCCCGATGTTAAAAGGTTTATTCTTCTTCGGCATCGCATGAACATTGTGAAGTAATGGGTCACTATTTCTAATTTCAATTTTTTGTCCAACCATCACCCCAAAAACATGAGGATGATACCAACAACCCTGCTGATCAAGGACAACAGGTTCATCCGGTGGGTTATACTTTCCCTTCACTCCTTCCTTAACATAAACAAAAACCCATTTCAAAGTTCCATTCTGATTGACAACAATATCTTCGGCTTGAACTTGTTTCCCACCATGGATTGCATCACATTGTCTGTCAGCCTTCATACTTATTAACCTCGGCTTCGGCGCCTCTCCAGCAAATTTTACAACCCCCTTAATCGTTGCATTTTGTGCGAAGGCATGAAAAGATAAGAGGATTGAAAATCCGATATAGATTGCTTTTTTGATCATTTGCTTTCAAGGTTTTGTTTTTAATTAGGACAAAATTCGTCTTAATTTAATACATTAAAAAGTAAAAGTCAAGTTTTAAAGATTAATTTTTCAATTCCATCGCCCAACCCAATGCTCAAAAATTTCTTGAAAAAGAGGTTAATTTTAAATAGATTTTAAACAAACACAAAAATGAAGCAACATCTTAATGATACTCGTAATACCATCTATCAAAATAAAACATGGAAAGTGCGCTTGTTTAATTCAAAGTTTGCCCGAATTCCCAAAAGTTTATCCAGATGATCCAATTAAAGTCGCTAAGATTTGGAGGAAAGAAAACGCACGGGCATTGTGTTTAATTGATGTGGATGGCGAAATATCGGGTAGACCACAAAATTTTGAAATAATTGAAAAAGTTGCCAACGAAGTTGACATCCCTGTTATAGTAAGCGGTGGATTTAGAACATATGAAGATGTTAAACAAGCAATTGACTCGGGAATCTTAAGAGTTATCCTTGATCCAGAAACAGTTAATGATTTAAAACTTTTAAAAGAACTTGTCAATGAATTCACTTCAAAGCGAATTTCTTTAAAGATAGTAGATGAATCTGATGGAAAGAGCGAAAATTCGCACGCAATTGAGAACTCTTTAAAGGTCAAAGAATCTGGAATTGAACGAATTGTTTACAAAAATGTCTTTGAAGATGAAAATGTTAATTTCATTGGGCTTAAAAATTTCGTTTTAAAAATAAATCTAAAAATAACAGTTGAAGGAGAACTCAACAGTTATTATGAACTTAAAAAACTTTCTGATTTTGAAAAATGGGGGGTTGACTCTATTATAATGGGGAAATCGCTCTATTATAACAAATTTCCATGCCAGCGACTTTGGAGAATTGTTGAAAATGAGATAGATTTTAAATAAAAACAAAAATTGGTAAAGATGAAGAAGCCTTTTTTGGAAAGGTTACTTGATGATAGACCGATAATCTGCGATGGAGCAATGGGTACAATGCTTGATCTCTATGAATACCCAGAACAGCCAAGATGTATACATAACCTGCTCAACCCCGATATAGTTGCAAGAATTCACCGTGAATATATTGAAGCTGGTGCGGAAATAATTGAAACAAATACATTTGATGCGAATAGATTTCGTCTTGAATTTTATCACCTTCAGGATAAAATTAAAGAAATTAACAGAGCTGGGGTTGAAATAGCGAAATCCGTCGCCGGTGATGATGTCTATGTTGCTGGGTCAATTGGTCCAACTGGAAAATTAATTGAGCCACTTGGAAAAATAAAAATTCAACAAGTTAAGGATGTAATTAAAGAGCAGGCGGAAATTTTAATTTCAGAAGGGGTTGATTTAATAATTCTTGAGACATTTGTTAGTTTAAACGAACTTGATGCAGCAATTGAAGCTGTTAAAGAAATATCTGACAAAATTCCACTAATTGCGCAAAAAACATTTCCAGAAGATGGTGCAATACTTGCGACTGATTTTCCAATAGAGGTTGTAAAGCATATAAAGGGAAAAGGTGTAACTGTCGTCGGCTCAAATTGCACTGTTGGACCACAAAGGATGTTTTCAATAATTAAATCAATGTATCAAGATGATGTGATTCTTTCAGCTCAACCCGCCGCTGGAATTCCAACGCTTGTTGATGGTAGGTCTGTTTATCACGCAAGTCCAGAATATCTTGCAACATATGCAAAACAACTTGTTGAAGCAGGTGTTAAGATAATTGGCGCCTGCTGTGGTTCAACACCTTCGCATATAAGAGCAATAGCAAACGCAGTAAAAGATTTAAGGCTTAAAAAACCAAAAATTGAAATCAAGGTAAAAGAACAAGGACAGATTGAAACACAACAAGAAAGAGGTTCAAAAGCTGAAGTAGTCGTATTGGAAGCCGAAAGTTCAAACTTTGCTAAAAAAATTGGGAAAAAATTTTTAACAACAGTTGAACTTGATATACCACGCGGACTTGACATAAGTTCTGTGATTGAAGGTGCAAAGTATTTGAAGGAAAATGATATTGATGCAGTAAATATAACTGATGGAGCAAGGGCAAGATTTAGAATGGACCCCGTTGCAATATCTCATCTTGTTCAAACGAAAACTGGAATTGAGACCATAACACATATCACATGCAGGGATAGAAACCTTATTGGATTACAAGGACTCCTTCTCGGAGCGTGGGCTCTTGGGGTCAAAAACATACTTGCGATAACAGGTGATCCGACAAAAATTGGTGATTTCCCACAGGCGACAACAGTTGGAGATGTTGATTCAATTGGACTTATAAAAATTTTGAGGAATATGAATCATGGTCTTGATGCAGTGGGGAACACAATTGGTGAGCCGACTCATTTTTTGATTGCTTGTGCAGCAAACCCAACAGCACAAAATCTTGATTATGAAATTTCACGACTTGAAAAAAAAGTTGAAGCGGGTGCTCAAATTGTCTTCACCCAACCTTTATATGAAATCCAAACACTTGAACTGTTCATTAAAAAGATTGAACATCTTAAAATTCCTGTAATGCTTGGGGTTCTACCCCTTAGAAGCTACAAACATGCTGAATTCCTTCACAATGAGGTCCCAGGAATAAACATTCCCGCCTGGGTTCGTGAGAAACTTTTCCTTGCCCGTGATGACGCAGGTAAAGTTGGAATTGAAATTGCATCACAATTCTTAAAAGAAGCAAAGCCACTTGTTCAAGGTGTATATCTTCTCCCGCCCTTCAAAAAATATCATATAGCAATTGAAATACTTCAAAAAATCTAAAACAAACTTGAAATAGAAATGCTACCTGTAGAAATAATACGCAAAAAAAGGGATGGTAAAAAATTAACAAAAGATGAAATATCGCTTTTCATCAACGGGTATTTAAACGGAACAATACCGGATTATCAAATGTCGGCTTTCCTAATGGCGATATATTTTCAAGGTATGGATTTTGAAGAGACAATATGTCTTACAGAGATAATGTTAAATTCTGGGCATGTTGTTGATCTATCAGATATTCCAGGAATTAAAGTTGATAAGCATTCAACAGGTGGTGTTGGGGATAAGGTTTCCTTAATCCTTGCGCCAATCGTTGCCTCAGCCGGCGTCCCGGTACCAATGATCTCGGGTCGTGGACTCGGTCATACGGGTGGAACACTTGATAAACTTGAATCAATCCCGGGTTTCAAAACAAATCTTTCCATTGAGGAGTATAAAAAAGTTATTTCAGAGATTGGAGTTGTAATGATTGGGCAAACATCGGAGATTGCACCTGCGGATAAGAAAATTTACGCTCTTCGCGATGTAACAGCAACTGTTGAATCAATTCCTTTGATTTCAGCAAGTATAATGAGCAAAAAACTTGCTGAGGGAATTGATGCTCTCGTCCTTGATGTCAAAACTGGACAAGGTGCTTTCATGAGTGAATATGAAAAATCACTTCAACTTGCACAAACCCTTTTTACTATTGGGAAAAATTTCGGTAAGAAAGTCATCGCTTTTATCACAGATATGAATCAACCACTTGGATACGCTGTTGGAAATTGGCTTGAAGTTGTTGAATCTGTCCAATGCCTTCGGGGTCTAAATGTTCCAGATTTAATGCATTTAACCTATGTTCTTGCTGGAGCAATGATCATGCTTGGAGGGAAAGCGAACTCAATAGAGGAAGGGATGAAAATTGCGCAAAAAGTTGTCCTTTCGGGAGAAGCATATGAAAAATTTATTAAACTCGTGGAAAAACAAGGCGGAGATGTAAGCTATATTGAAAACCTTGAAAAATATCCGTTGCCAAAACATTCAATTGAAGTTAAAAGTATCTTTGACGGCTATGTTTATGAAATTGATGCTTTAGAAGTTGGAATAGTATCCGTCATGCTTGGTGCCGGAAGGACAAAGGTTGATGATGTAATTGACCCAAAAGCAGGAATTGTTCTAAAGAAAAAAGTCGGTGATAAAGTTGAAGCTGGTGAACCACTTGCCATTTTCTACACGGACAAAGATGATGTTATAAAAATTGCCAAAGAGCGACTTTCAAAAGCGTTTAAAATTAAGCCTGAAAAACCAGAATTACCTAAATTGATAAAAACAATAATTGATAACGAAGGCATAAGGGATTGGAAATAAAAAAGGGCAGGCATATGCCTGCCCTTTTGACGCTTTACAGAATCATTTAATCAAAACCATTTTCTTCGTTGCAACAAAATCGTCAGCTGTCAATCTGTAGAAGTAAATTCCGCTCGCAAGCCCAGATGCATTAAACTCAACTGTATGTACACCCGCTCTCATATATTCATCCTTCAAAACAGCAATTTTCTCGCCGAGAGCATTAAACACCTCAAGTTTAACCTTTGCATCTCTTGGCAAAGCAAAACCAATTTTGGTCGTTGGGTTGAAAGGATTCGGATAGTTTTGATATAGTTCAAATCTGACTGGAACATCTGGGGTTGTAAATTCTACACCTGTTATCTTGCTTATTGAAAGTTGCAACAATCTCACAACATATTTAGGATTATGAACACCATGGCTTTTATCCTCAACGACATAACGATAGTTCCAATATGCTTGTTTCAATCTAACTGAATCAGGATCAGTTCTGATCTGCTGCCAATCAACTGTTGGTTGCCCCTTGGGTGGCAACGCCATTGCAAGTTTTTCAATTAAACCGTCAACTTCCTTCATAAATGGCTCAACTGTTCCATCCATATCATAATCATAAGACGCGATTATATCATCAAACTTTGTAATTCCAGTATGGCATTTTACGCAACCAGTGATGTTATCATATTCCTGACCATCTGGGGCAACATATTTCATTTTCCATGTATGCATCCCGATTTTATCCCTTGCAACATGACCAGTATCTGGAGTTGCAGACATATGGCAACCAACGCAAGCATTTTCAACAAGACGATGTCCAATACTGCTTGGTAAAGTTTCACCCCAAGTATATCCATTCTGACCAAGATAGACATCTCCAGCACCCGCATGGTGTGGTCCCCAAACAGAGCTGAGGTTTGTAGTGACATATGTTAAAGCATTCCTGCGATACTTGTGACAATTGATGCAAAGCTTGCCTTTTCCAAGATCAATCTGTGAATAATTGAATCCATTTGCAAGCGTATCCGCTGAGGCTGGAGCCTCTCTTAATTCCATTGAATGTGGATCATGGCAAGTCTGGCAAGTTATTGATGTATGTTGAATTCTGCTATAACCCGATGCTGCTCTGTTATCAAATGATTCATTTTTAACAAAACTCACAAAGGCTGCGCCATCATGACAACGAACACAAGCATTAAGGTTATATTGCCCTGGTTGAATTGGTCCTGCGGGAGAGGTTCTAAATGTATTTGACCAAACTGCCTCAGCATGACCTGAGTATTCCCACTGGACATAGCGGTTATGCCTCCAGGGTTCATTATGGCATTGAGCACAAACTTCTGCACTCATAGTCTTTGGCTGAGTCCCTGCTCCATAGTGAGATGGATTCTTCGGACCATGGCAATTTTCACATCCAATAGTTGCAACTAAACTTAAAGCCTTCTTATCGGTTGTTAACAACGAATCAAATAAACCAGCTCTTGGCGGTTTCCATTGATTCCAATCAAAACCAAGCTGTCTTGCTACATCGTCGTAACCCCCATTATTTGCCATCAGATTATATCCAGTTGTATGACATCTTCCGCACCTTGCCGGATCCCAGTAAGGGGCAAGCTGTCCATTCATACCACGTTCAAAAATAGTCGCGTGATCTGATGATTTCCACTTTGAATAAATTTCCGGTGTAACGCTCTTATGACAAGTTGCACAATTTAAACTTGAACTCCCAATCTCTTTCCAATCAACCCCTGTGTAATTTGCAGCTATGATTGTAATTGTGGTATCATCAACGCCATTAACAACAAGCTTAATTTGATATGTCCCAGCCAAATCAGGGATAAATGAAACTAATTGAGCATTTGTGCTACTTAAAACCGCATTTGAACCTGCTGGTTTATCAACAATTGACCACTCATAGCTTGTAGCGGGCTTAAAAGCTGTATCACCCGAGACATCATAACCATTAAGCCACACAACCGTGCCAGTTCCAACAACCGACAAACCAGAAGATATACTATCAAGATTCGCAATCCCCATTCCTTCTAATTCATGTGGTGACATTCCTTTAATTTTGATATAAGCCTTTTGGGCAAAAAGAGATGAGCTGAAAACTAAAAGCAAAAGCAATAAAGTTGTTACTTTCGCTTTCATCTTTACACCTGAATTTAGTTTTTCTATATGTGCGTAACATTTGAAGGCAATTTTTATGCCAGATAAAAAACCTTAAAATTCACTAATCTTTAAAGCCCCTATGTTCAAAATAGTCACGATTTATTTTCAAATCAATGTCTCGTTTTTCAACATTTTAATTATTTTTCAATTTTTGCTTTTTCCCCCATTCTTTGAAGCATAATCTCTTTCCACTCTAAAAAATCCCCCTGAACTATGTGTTTTCTTGCTTCACCGACAAGCCAGATATAGAAGGCGAGGTTATGTATTGAGGCAAGTTGAAGGGCGAGAATTTCATCAGCGTTAAAAAGATGGCGAAGGTATGCCTTTGTAAAATTCCTGCAGGTATAGCAGTTACACTCTGGGTCTACGGGGGTGAAATCTTCTTTATAAATTGCATTTTTTATGCTAAATTTCCCATTCCTTGTGTATAATGTGGCATTTCTTCCATTTCGTGTTGGTATCACACAATCAAACATATCAATTCCTCGTGAAATTGATTCAAGTATATTTTCGGGAGTTCCAACCCCCATAAGATATCTTGGTTTATTTTGAGGTAAAAGAGATGCAGTAAATTCTGTTATCTGGTACATTATTTCAACTGGCTCACCAACCGCAAGCCCGCCTATGGCATAACCATCAAATTCAAGCTTTAGAAGTTCTTCAACGCTTTTAGCTCTTATCTCTGGGTAGATACTTCCTTGAACGATTCCAAAGATTGCCTGGCTATGCCCATAAAGTGGCTCTGTATTATCAAATTTTTCCCTTGCTCTTTTAGCCCATTCAATTGTCAATTGATTTGACTTAAAAGCGTAATCATAATCACATGGATAAGGTGTGCACTCATCAAGGCACATCATTATGTCCGAGCCAAGTATTCGTTGAATTTCAACAACGCTTTCAGGAGTGAAAAAATGATATGAGCCATCAATATGCGATTGAAATTTCACACCATCTTTTGATATTTTTCTAAATTGAGCTAAACTAAAAATTTGAAAACCGCCGCTGTCTGTTAAAATTCCCCTATCCCAGCTTATAAATTTGTGTAACCCCCCAGCCTTGTAAATAATATCAATTCCGGGTCTTAAGTAAAGATGGTATGTATTTCCAAGAATTATCCGAGCCCCAATTTCAATAAGTTCCCTCTGTTCAACTGCTTTAACGGTACCCTGTGTTCCAACAGGCATGAAAACTGGCGTTTCAATAACACCGTGATCGGTATAAATAAGTCCAGCACGAGCCGATGTTTTTGTATCAACAGCTACAAGCTCAAATCTGAACACTTTAAACCTTTGACCACAATTATTTTTATGCTTCTTCTTCTGTTACCTGGTGAAGCTCACTTGCAACTTCTTCCTCATCAAGGTCAACTGTTATATCTTTCATCAGGTCATTTATCAACCAATTTGCTATCATATATCCAACCGCGAGTCCAACGCCAAGAGCGGTCAAGCTGGCAAGTATGATTTTAACTTCTTTTTTCATTTTTCATCCAAGTTTTGTTTTTAAAATTTTATCCTGCTGTTATAATTTCATGAATTTTACCGTCAACTATTTTCACGATTCTATCTGCTCTTTCAGCGAGCTTTTCATTATGAGTTGCGATGATAAAGGTTTGCCCATGTTTTTTATTTAATTCAACTATTAAATCATGAAGCGCTTCTGCATTTTGACTATCAAGGTTCCCAGACGGTTCATCTGCAAGAATTATCTCAGGAGAATTCATCAACGCTCTTGCAACCGCGACCCTTTGCTGTTCCCCGCCCGATAGTTCCGATGGCTTATGTTCTATTCTGTCTGCAAGTCCAACTTCTTTGAGAAGTTCATATGCCCTATCTTTAGCCTCATCAAAACTTTTACCTGCTATCATTGCTGGCATTGCGACATTTTCAATTGCGGTAAACTCCGGCAAGAGGTGATGAAATTGAAATACAAAACCAATTTTTCTGTTTCTGAACTTAGCAAGTTCAACATCGCTCATTTGAAAAACATCAACTCCATCAACATAAACTTTGCCCTCGCTTGGTCTGTCAAGTGTACCAAGAATGTGAAGAAGTGTGCTTTTCCCAGCACCCGAAGCCCCAACTATAGCAACTATTTCTCCTCTTTTAACTTCAAGATCTATACCTTTTAAAACATGAAGTTTAACATTTCTCCCAAGCCAAAAAATTTTATGTATGTTTTCCGCCCTCAAAACTATATTCTTCAAATCCAGCCCACAGTTATATTTTGTCATTTCACAGCTAAAACTTCACTCAAATCACACTTCATTATATTTTCAACGATCCTGCCTCCAAATTCGCTTGTCTTCACTTCAATTGCTCCTTCCATCTGCCGTGCAAAGTCATAAGTTACATATTTTTGTTTTATCGTTTCCTGCATACCATACTCAATCAACTTAGCAGCTTCTTTCCACCCGATATATTCAAACATCATAACACCGGAAAGAATAACAGAACCCGGGTTAACTTTATCAAGCCCTGCATATTTTGGAGCGGTGCCATGCGTTGCTTCAAAAACAGCATAAAAATCACTTATGTTCCCACCTGGTGCAATCCCAAGTCCTCCTACAAGAGCAGCTGCAGCATCAGAAAGGTAATCACCATTAAGATTTGGAGTCGCTATAACATCATACTCACTTGGTCTTGTGATCAACTGCTGAAACATATTATCAGCAATCCTATCCTTGATAACTATTTTGCTATCTGGTTGCTTCCCGCCATAATCTTTGGTGAGTTCTTCCTCCGTTATAACATACTCTCTGAATTCCTCAAGCGCAACCTGATATCCCCACTCACGAAAAGCACCTTCGGTAAACTTCATTATATTTCCTTTATGAACAAGGGTAACACTTCTTCTCCCATTTTCAATTGCATACTTTATCGCTTTACGAACAAGTCGTTTTGAACCAAATTCCGACATAGGTTTAACACCAATCCCGGAATCTTTTCTAACCTTAAATCCAAACTCCTTTTCAAGTATGTCTATCATCTTCAACGCCTCTGGTGAGCCCATCTTCCACTCAATTCCTGCATAAACATCTTCAGTATTTTCTCTGAAAATAACGACATCAACATCTTGTGGTCTTTTCATTGGGCTTGGAACCCCTTCATAATATTTAACTGGTCTAACACATGCGTAGAGATCAAGAACTTGCCTCAAAGTAACATTTAAACTTCTTATACCACCGCCAACAGGAGTTGTTAAAGGACCTTTAATTGCAATTATGTGCTCTTTTATCGCCTCAAGCGTATCATCTGGGAGCCACACTTCACGACCATATACCTTATTCGCTTTCTCTCCCGCATAAATTTCAAACCAAACAACTTTTCTTTTCCCATTGTACGCCTTCTCAACCGCAGCATCAAATACCATCTTTGCAGCTCTCCATATGTCAGGTCCAGTTCCATCGCCTTCAATAAATGGGATTATCGGGTTATCCGGGACATGTAACTTTCCGTCTTTAACGGTTATTTTTTCTCCTTCTGAAGGTGGAACTAATTTTTCATATGCCATATTCCATTCCTCCTGTTAAATTATTTGGGTTTTAGGTTCGTTTATCTTTTGTCTTATTAAATTCGCATACCTTTCAATTTCCCCCTTGGCGTATCTTTTAACAACAGGTTTAAATTTTAAACCATCACCCGAATACCTTGGGATCACATGAAAATGAGCGTGGAAGATTCTCTGACCTGCAACGAAACCATTATTTGAAAGTATGTTAAAACCCTCAGGTTTTGGCTCAACCGACTCCATAATTGCTTGCGCAATAATCCTAAGTGCTCTTAAAAGATGCGAATAAATCCCCTCTGGCAAAGACAAAAAATTCTCATAATGTTCCTTTGGGATCACAAGTGCATGACCTAAATTAACTGGATTGATATCAAGAATTGAAATCACATGGCTGTCCTCGTAAAGAATCTCTGCCTTCTCTAAACCTTTAATAATTTTGCAAAATACACAATTTTCTCGCAGTTTTGACTCCATAATTTTCCTCAAAACATTTCTTCCAGGAAAAAACTTTGACTGAAAAATCCAGAAAGTTATGTAACGGAAAACTTTTTTCATCATACTAAATTTAATCAAACTATGAGTAAATAACAATCATGCAACCCAAACCCAAACTTAATCTCAACAATTTTGCTTTTGCAATATGCGTGAGTTAAATTTTATTAAAAACTTCACCTGATGGAACAGCCAAAGGTAAGCGTGATCATCCTGAACTGGAACACAAAACATTTCCTTGAAAGATTCCTTCCAACAGTCATTAAAACAGATTATAAAAACCTTGAAATAATTGTTGCAGATAACGGCTCAACGGATGGGAGCGCTGATTTCGTCAGGGAAAATTTTAAAGAAGTAAAACTTATAACTTTTGATAAAAATTACGGCTTCTGCAGTGGCTATAACAAAGCAATTGAATTTGCAAAAGGTGACTACATAGTCCTGTTAAACTCAGATATTGAGGTAACTCCCAACTGGATAAATCCAATCATAAATTTCATGGAAGAAAATAGAGATGTCTTTGCATGTCAACCCAAACTTTTATCTTACTTTGAGAGAAATAAATTTGAATATGCTGGCGCATGCGGTGGTTTCATTGATAAATTTGGATATCCGTTCTGCCGTGGTAGGATTTTCAACTTCTGCGAAGAGGATACAGGTCAATACGATGAAATAAAGCAAGTTTTCTGGGCAACGGGCGCATGTATGGTGATAAGGAAAAAATTTCTTGACGAGGTTGGTTCCCTTGATGATGACTTTTTTGCACATATGGAGGAAATTGATCTGTGCTGGCGTGCCAATCTTCACGGATATAAAATTTTTTGCATCCCTCAAAGCGTAGTCTATCACATCGGCGGTGGAACTCTACCGAAAACAAACCCTCAAAAGACATTCCTAAATTACAGAAACAGTTTGATAATGCTTGAAAAAAATTTACACCTTATTGATGCGCTTTTTGTCATCCCAGTGCGATTGCTTTTTGATCTAATATCCGCCATCATTTACTTAATTAAAGGAAACCTTGGAGATTTCATTGCGGTGCTTAAAGCACATATGGTCTTCTGGCTTAAACAACCAAAATGGATAAAGAAAAGAATCAAAACCCAAAAAAACATTAAAAGAAAAAAGATAAACTCTAACATCATCTTCAAGAAAAGCATTGTGATTGAGCACTTCATTTTCGGTAAGAAACGATTTTCTGAATTGAAATTTTAAAAGTAAATTCCCCCCAAGATAGTTCTTTTTCTCGCCCCTGTAACTGAAGTTATATTTATAGGATTTCCACTTATTGTTTCATTTGCGAAAACGGCAAAACATATCGCTTCTTTTGCATCCGAAGAGACGCCGAATTCATCGCTTAATCGGACGGGAACTCGGAAATGTCTTTCAAGCGAATTAAGCATAAACTTATTTTTCGCGCCACCTCCACTTACGATTAACTCATCAACTTCAGCATATGGTTTGACAAATAATTCATAATTTTTAAATATCGCATAGGTTGTAAATTCAGTCGCGGTTGCAACCATATCTTCCGGTGCAAGTGAAAGTTCCTGACCCCATTTCAAAATTTGATTTACAAACAATGAACCGAATTCTTCACGTCCTGTTGATTTAGGTGGCTTTTTTGTAATAAATGGATGCTCCATCATTTTATCAAGCAGATCTTTTGAAATCCTCCCACTTTGAGCGATTTCACCATTCTCATCATACTCACGATCAAAAAATATCTTAACAAGAGCATCAACAACCATATTTCCAGGTCCTGTATCAAAAGCGATTACATCTTCAACATCACAATTTTTCTTCAAAACGGTGAAGTTTGCAATTCCACCGATGTTAAGAACTAATCTATTTAGCTCATCTGATGCAAAGACAAGATAGTCAAAATAGGGAACAAGCGGAGCCCCCTCACCGCATAGCGCCATGTCTCCAACCCTGAAATTTCCAACGGTTGGAACGCCGGTAAGTTTAGCTATAACCCCGGGCTCTCCAATTTGAAGAGTTGATTTAATCCTATAACCAAACATCTCAATCTCAATCGGTAAATGCTGAATAGTTTGACCATGTGAGCCGATAAGATCAACATCTGAAATCTTCATTCCAAGTTCATCAAGGGTTTTAAAAATTGAATCTGCATAAACACGAGCGATTAAAAAATTTAATCTGCAAATTTCATCAACCCTGCTTGCTTCGGGTTGTGAATTTTTTAAAATTAATTTTTTTAACTTTTCATCAAACGGGAATGTCCTCCATCCAATTGTCCTCACCTTCGTTTGTTTTCCGCTGTTAAAAACCTCAACCACTGCAACATCAACTCCATCCGCCGATGTCCCAGACATCAAACCGACAACTATCTTTGGATTTTTTTCTTTTAATCTCATCAATTTGTCAAGCATCTCAACAAGATTATTTTTAGTATTCTGCAAATTCAACTTTAACCCTTTTAGGGATTAAACCCTTTTCAAATCCCATATCAAGAAACAACTGCACTGCTTTTCTGCCTTCCTCGCCGTAATCAAGCGTTAACTCGTTCACATACATTCCAATAAATTTATCTGCAAGATTATCATCCATACCCCTCGCAAATTTCAAAGCATATTTAAGTGCCTCATTTCTATTTTCAATTGAATATTTTATGCTCTCATATACATATTTTGAAATCTCTCTGATTAATTGCCCTCCAAGTTCCCTCTTAATGGCATTTCCACCTAAGGGAAGTGGCAAAGCTGTTTGTTTATACCACCATTCTCCAAAATCAATTATCTTAACAAGTCCAGAGTTTGAATATGTCAACTGCCCCTCGTGAATTAAAAGTCCCGCATCAACTTCACCATTTAAAATAGCATCTATGATTTTGTCAAATTGAATTACCTTATATTTAACTTCTGGCT from Candidatus Kryptobacter tengchongensis includes the following:
- a CDS encoding anhydro-N-acetylmuramic acid kinase, producing MLDKLMRLKEKNPKIVVGLMSGTSADGVDVAVVEVFNSGKQTKVRTIGWRTFPFDEKLKKLILKNSQPEASRVDEICRLNFLIARVYADSIFKTLDELGMKISDVDLIGSHGQTIQHLPIEIEMFGYRIKSTLQIGEPGVIAKLTGVPTVGNFRVGDMALCGEGAPLVPYFDYLVFASDELNRLVLNIGGIANFTVLKKNCDVEDVIAFDTGPGNMVVDALVKIFFDREYDENGEIAQSGRISKDLLDKMMEHPFITKKPPKSTGREEFGSLFVNQILKWGQELSLAPEDMVATATEFTTYAIFKNYELFVKPYAEVDELIVSGGGAKNKFMLNSLERHFRVPVRLSDEFGVSSDAKEAICFAVFANETISGNPINITSVTGARKRTILGGIYF
- a CDS encoding 1,4-dihydroxy-6-naphthoate synthase; translation: MREITIAHSPDSDDAFMFYALVNNKINSGNLKFINILSDIETLNRKALDGVYDVTAISFHAYAYVFDRYILMPCGASMGLGYGPIVVAKEEFDPADLKKFTVGVPGTLTSAFFILKIFEPEVKYKVIQFDKIIDAILNGEVDAGLLIHEGQLTYSNSGLVKIIDFGEWWYKQTALPLPLGGNAIKRELGGQLIREISKYVYESIKYSIENRNEALKYALKFARGMDDNLADKFIGMYVNELTLDYGEEGRKAVQLFLDMGFEKGLIPKRVKVEFAEY